From the genome of Pseudomonas mohnii:
TTACCTGAAGCTTAGAAGCTTTTCTTGGAAGCATGGCATCAACCACTTCGTGTTCTAAAAGAACACTCGTCATCAGCTCTCGGCCTTAGAATCCCGGATTTACCTAAGATTCCAGCCTACCACCTTAAACTTGGACAACCAACGCCAAGCTGGCCTAGCCTTCTCCGTCCCTCCATCGCAATAACCAGAAGTACAGGAATATTAACCTGTTTTCCATCGACTACGCTTTTCAGCCTCGCCTTAGGGACCGACTAACCCTGCGTCGATTAACGTTGCGCAGGAAACCTTGGTCTTTCGGCGTGGGTGTTTTTCACACCCATTGTCGTTACTCATGTCAGCATTCGCACTTCTGATACCTCCAGCAAGCTTCTCAACTCACCTTCACAGGCTTACAGAACGCTCCTCTACCGCATCACCTAAGTGATACCCGTAGCTTCGGTGTATGGTTTGAGCCCCGTTACATCTTCCGCGCAGGCCGACTCGACTAGTGAGCTATTACGCTTTCTTTAAAGGGTGGCTGCTTCTAAGCCAACCTCCTAGCTGTCTAAGCCTTCCCACATCGTTTCCCACTTAACCATAACTTTGGGACCTTAGCTGACGGTCTGGGTTGTTTCCCTTTTCACGACGGACGTTAGCACCCGCCGTGTGTCTCCCATGCTCGGCACTTGTAGGTATTCGGAGTTTGCATCGGTTTGGTAAGTCGGGATGACCCCCTAGCCGAAACAGTGCTCTACCCCCTACAGTGATACATGAGGCGCTACCTAAATAGCTTTCGAGGAGAACCAGCTATCTCCGAGCTTGATTAGCCTTTCACTCCGATCCACAGGTCATCCGCTAACTTTTCAACGGTAGTCGGTTCGGTCCTCCAGTCAGTGTTACCTAACCTTCAACCTGCCCATGGATAGATCGCCCGGTTTCGGGTCTATTCCCAGCGACTAGACGCCCTATTAAGACTCGCTTTCGCTACGCCTCCCCTATTCGGTTAAGCTCGCCACTGAAAATAAGTCGCTGACCCATTATACAAAAGGTACGCAGTCACAGAACAAAGTCTGCTCCCACTGCTTGTACGCATACGGTTTCAGGATCTATTTCACTCCCCTCTCCGGGGTTCTTTTCGCCTTTCCCTCACGGTACTAGTTCACTATCGGTCAGTCAGTAGTATTTAGCCTTGGAGGATGGTCCCCCCATATTCAGACAAAGTTTCTCGTGCTCCGTCCTACTCGATTTCATGACTAAGAGATTTTCGCGTACAGGGCTATCACCCACTATGGCCGCACTTTCCAGAGCGTTCCGCTAATCTCAAAGCCACTTAAGGGCTAGTCCCCGTTCGCTCGCCACTACTAAGGGAATCTCGGTTGATTTCTTTTCCTCAGGGTACTTAGATGTTTCAGTTCCCCTGGTTCGCCTCTTAAGCCTATGTATTCAGCTTAAGATAACCATCTTATGATGGCTGGGTTCCCCCATTCAGACATCTCCGGATCAAAGTCTGTTTGCCGACTCCCCGAAGCTTTTCGCAGGCTACCACGTCTTTCATCGCCTCTGACTGCCAAGGCATCCACCGTATGCGCTTCTTCACTTGACCATATAACCCCAAGCAATCTGGTTATACTGTGAAGACGACATTCGCCGAAAATTCGCGCCGCTCAATAAAGAGCAACTCACAAATTTTACCTTAGCCTGATCCGTTACCAGTGAAAGTAACGTTCAGTCTATCTTTCTATCACATACCCAAATTTTTAAAGAACGATCTAGCCAAAGACTAGAAATCAACATTCACCATCCTTCGACGGAATGCTCATTTCTAAGCTTTCAAACTTCAGAAGCAGTAGTGGTGGAGCCAAACGGGATCGAACCGTTGACCTCCTGCGTGCAAGGCAGGCGCTCTCCCAGCTGAGCTATGGCCCCGTATCTCTACAGGTTTCCCACACAAAATTGGTGGGTCTGGGCAGATTCGAACTGCCGACCTCACCCTTATCAGGGGTGCGCTCTAACCAACTGAGCTACAGACCCAATTTCGGGCTGCTTCTATCGTCTTCTTCAATGAATCAAGCAATTCGTGTGGGAACTTATGGAGCAGCTGAGTCGTCGATTAAGGAGGTGATCCAGCCGCAGGTTCCCCTACGGCTACCTTGTTACGACTTCACCCCAGTCATGAATCACACCGTGGTAACCGTCCTCCCGAAGGTTAGACTAGCTACTTCTGGTGCAACCCACTCCCATGGTGTGACGGGCGGTGTGTACAAGGCCCGGGAACGTATTCACCGCGACATTCTGATTCGCGATTACTAGCGATTCCGACTTCACGCAGTCGAGTTGCAGACTGCGATCCGGACTACGATCGGTTTTGTGGGATTAGCTCCACCTCGCGGCTTGGCAACCCTCTGTACCGACCATTGTAGCACGTGTGTAGCCCAGGCCGTAAGGGCCATGATGACTTGACGTCATCCCCACCTTCCTCCGGTTTGTCACCGGCAGTCTCCTTAGAGTGCCCACCATTACGTGCTGGTAACTAAGGACAAGGGTTGCGCTCGTTACGGGACTTAACCCAACATCTCACGACACGAGCTGACGACAGCCATGCAGCACCTGTCTCAATGTTCCCGAAGGCACCAATCCATCTCTGGAAAGTTCATTGGATGTCAAGGCCTGGTAAGGTTCTTCGCGTTGCTTCGAATTAAACCACATGCTCCACCGCTTGTGCGGGCCCCCGTCAATTCATTTGAGTTTTAACCTTGCGGCCGTACTCCCCAGGCGGTCAACTTAATGCGTTAGCTGCGCCACTAAGAGCTCAAGGCTCCCAACGGCTAGTTGACATCGTTTACGGCGTGGACTACCAGGGTATCTAATCCTGTTTGCTCCCCACGCTTTCGCACCTCAGTGTCAGTATCAGTCCAGGTGGTCGCCTTCGCCACTGGTGTTCCTTCCTATATCTACGCATTTCACCGCTACACAGGAAATTCCACCACCCTCTACCATACTCTAGCTTGTCAGTTTTGAATGCAGTTCCCAGGTTGAGCCCGGGGCTTTCACATCCAACTTAACAAACCACCTACGCGCGCTTTACGCCCAGTAATTCCGATTAACGCTTGCACCCTCTGTATTACCGCGGCTGCTGGCACAGAGTTAGCCGGTGCTTATTCTGTCGGTAACGTCAAAACAGCAAAGTATTAATTTACTGCCCTTCCTCCCAACTTAAAGTGCTTTACAATCCGAAGACCTTCTTCACACACGCGGCATGGCTGGATCAGGCTTTCGCCCATTGTCCAATATTCCCCACTGCTGCCTCCCGTAGGAGTCTGGACCGTGTCTCAGTTCCAGTGTGACTGATCATCCTCTCAGACCAGTTACGGATCGTCGCCTTGGTGAGCCATTACCTCACCAACTAGCTAATCCGACCTAGGCTCATCTGATAGCGCAAGGCCCGAAGGTCCCCTGCTTTCTCCCGTAGGACGTATGCGGTATTAGCGTCCCTTTCGAGACGTTGTCCCCCACTACCAGGCAGATTCCTAGGCATTACTCACCCGTCCGCCGCTGAATCAGAGAGCAAGCTCTCTTCATCCGCTCGACTTGCATGTGTTAGGCCTGCCGCCAGCGTTCAATCTGAGCCATGATCAAACTCTTCAGTTCAAACATCTTTGGGTTTTGAGAAAACCCTAAACTTGGCTCAGCAATCGTTGGTTACATCTTTGATTTCTCGCGGAGTAACTTGTGATGCTGATAATCTGTTGACTAGCAGTCTGACCCCACAAGCACCCACACGAATTGCTTGATTCAGTTGTTAAAGAGCGGTTGGTTAAGATCTTTCATCTCAACCGAGGCGCGCATTCTACAGCAGCCTCATTTGCTGTCAAGTGATTATTTTCAGAAGTTTTCAAGGATTCCTTAACAACTTCAACCACTTGCGCCTTCGATCTCTCGTCAGCGGGAGGCGAATTATACAGCGTTACTCGCTGCTGTCAACACCTCTTTTTCAACTTCCTTTCGACTTCGATGACCTGAAGCAACCCACTGCCGAAAACCGCGTAACTCATTGTTTATCAAGGAGTTTTCCGTTTCGACTGCGCCGGAAGTGGGGCGAATTATAGGCTTCCAGAATCTGCCGTCAACCACTGATTTGGGTTTTCTATCAATTACTTACGAAAGGCAGGAAAACAGCCGCCCCCCCATGCAAAGGAGGAGCAAACCATCCCTCTATATAGAAGAAGCCCCTAGAGCACTCCGGACTTTTTAAACGACGCCACCACATCCGCGCCCAGCCCCAACACCCGCTGCAGAACCTCCGACGTATGCTCTCCCAGCAGCGGAGGCGCATAACGGTATTCCACGGGCGTCTCGGACAACCGGATAGGGCTTGCCACTTGCGGCACCATCCCGGCCAACGCATGCGGCAACTCAATCGACAACCCTCGCGCCTTGACCTGAGGATCCGCAAACATCTGCGCAAGATCGTTGATAGGCCCGCACGGCACTCCCGCCTGCTCCAGCTGTGCCACCCATTCAGCGGTGGTCTTGAACACCGTCGCCTGACGAATCAGCGGGATGAGCACTGCACGGTTAGCCACCCGCAGCTTATTGGTAACGAACCGCGGATCGTCTGCCCATTGTGGCTGACCCGCCACCTCGGCAAATTTTCGGAACTGTCCGTCGTTCCCTACTGTAAGAATGAAGTCGCCATCCGCCGTAGGAAAATCCTGATAAGGCACGATGTTCGGATGAGCATTGCCCAGGCGTTTGGGTGCATTGCCGGTAGTCAGGTAGTTCATCGCCTGGTTGGCCAGGCAGGCCACCTGAACATCCAGTAACGCCATATCAATATGCTGACCGCCACCGCCCTGACCCCGATGCGCAAGCGCCGCCAGGATCGCCACCGTCGAATAAAGCCCGGTCAAAATATCCGTCAACGCGACGCCGACCTTGACCGGCCCCGCACCTTCTTCACCTTCAGGTCGCCCCGTCAGACTCATGAGCCCGCCAAGCCCCTGGATCATGAAGTCATAACCCGCACGCTTGGCATAAGGACCGGTCTGACCAAACCCGGTGATCGAGCAATAAATCAGGTCTGGATTGATCGCCTTCAGCGACGCGTAGTCCAGCCCATAGGCGGCCAGTCCACCGACCTTGAAGTTCTCGATCAGGATGTCCGATTTAGCCGCCAGCTCACGCACCAGCTTCTGCCCCTCCGGACGCGTGAAGTCGATGGTGACCGACTGCTTGTTGCGATTGGCCGACAAATAATAGGCGGCCTCGCTGGTGTTCTCGCCATCAGCGTCTTTAAGGAACGGCGGGCCCCAGGCACGCGTGTCATCGCCATTGCCCGGACGCTCGACCTTGATCACATCAGCGCCAAGGTCCGCAAGAATCTGTCCGGCCCACGGCCCGGCCAGCACCCGCGATAAATCCAGAACCCGTAGATGCGAAAGCGCGCCCATGGCCGTTCTCCTATTAATAGAACGCCTGGATGCCGGTTTGCGCACGACCAAGGATCAGCGCGTGGACGTCATGCGTACCTTCATAGGTATTCACCACTTCCAGATTGACCAGATGGCGAGCGACGCCAAACTCATCGGAGATGCCATTGCCGCCGAGCATATCGCGAGCCATGCGAGCGATGTCCAAAGACTTGCCGCAGGAGTTGCGCTTCATCATCGAAGTGATTTCGACCGCCGCAGTGCCTTCGTCTTTCATGCGACCCAGACGCAGGCAGCCTTGCAGCGCCATGGTGATTTCGGTCTGCATGTCAGCCAGCTTCTTCTGAATCAGTTGAGTGGCGGCCAATGGGCGACCGAACTGCTGACGATCCAGTGTGTATTGGCGAGCGGTGTGCCAGCAGAACTCGGCAGCACCCAGTGCACCCCAGGCAATCCCGTAACGAGCCGAGTTGAGGCAAGTAAAAGGACCCTTAAGGCCACGGATATCGGGGAAGATGTTCTCTTCCGGAACAAATACGTTGTCCATGACGATTTCACCGGTGATCGACGCACGCAGGCCGACCTTGCCGTGAATGGCCGGAGCGCTCAGGCCTTTCCAGCCTTTCTCCAGAACGAAACCGCGGATATCACCCGCATCGTCTTTGCCCCAAACGACAAACACGTCAGCGATTGGGCTGTTGGTAATCCACATTTTGTTACCGGTCAGGCTGTAGCCACCTTCCACTTTGCGCGCACGAGTAATCATCGCGCCTGGGTCGGAACCATGGTTGGGTTCGGTCAGACCAAAGCAGCCGATCCATTCACCCGAGGCCAGTTTCGGCAAGTACTTCTGCTTCTGCGCTTCAGTACCAAATTCATTGATTGGCACCATCACCAGAGAGGACTGCACACTCATCAT
Proteins encoded in this window:
- a CDS encoding acyl-CoA dehydrogenase is translated as MAGKASFNWIDPLLLDQQLTEEERMIRDTAAQFAQQSLAPRVLEAFRHEKTDPAIFREMGEVGLLGATIPEQYGGSGLNYVSYGLIAREVERVDSGYRSMMSVQSSLVMVPINEFGTEAQKQKYLPKLASGEWIGCFGLTEPNHGSDPGAMITRARKVEGGYSLTGNKMWITNSPIADVFVVWGKDDAGDIRGFVLEKGWKGLSAPAIHGKVGLRASITGEIVMDNVFVPEENIFPDIRGLKGPFTCLNSARYGIAWGALGAAEFCWHTARQYTLDRQQFGRPLAATQLIQKKLADMQTEITMALQGCLRLGRMKDEGTAAVEITSMMKRNSCGKSLDIARMARDMLGGNGISDEFGVARHLVNLEVVNTYEGTHDVHALILGRAQTGIQAFY
- a CDS encoding CaiB/BaiF CoA transferase family protein gives rise to the protein MGALSHLRVLDLSRVLAGPWAGQILADLGADVIKVERPGNGDDTRAWGPPFLKDADGENTSEAAYYLSANRNKQSVTIDFTRPEGQKLVRELAAKSDILIENFKVGGLAAYGLDYASLKAINPDLIYCSITGFGQTGPYAKRAGYDFMIQGLGGLMSLTGRPEGEEGAGPVKVGVALTDILTGLYSTVAILAALAHRGQGGGGQHIDMALLDVQVACLANQAMNYLTTGNAPKRLGNAHPNIVPYQDFPTADGDFILTVGNDGQFRKFAEVAGQPQWADDPRFVTNKLRVANRAVLIPLIRQATVFKTTAEWVAQLEQAGVPCGPINDLAQMFADPQVKARGLSIELPHALAGMVPQVASPIRLSETPVEYRYAPPLLGEHTSEVLQRVLGLGADVVASFKKSGVL